One Mycolicibacterium fortuitum subsp. fortuitum genomic window carries:
- the rplT gene encoding 50S ribosomal protein L20, whose protein sequence is MARVKRALNAQKKRRTVLKASKGYRGQRSRLYRKAKEQQLHSLTYAYRDRRARKGEFRKLWISRINAAARANDITYNRLIQGLKAAGVEVDRKNLAEIAVSDAAAFTALVEVAKAALPEDVNAPSGEAA, encoded by the coding sequence ATGGCACGCGTGAAGCGCGCACTCAACGCCCAGAAGAAGCGGCGCACAGTCCTCAAGGCCTCGAAGGGCTACCGCGGCCAGCGGTCCCGCCTGTACCGCAAGGCCAAGGAGCAGCAGCTCCACTCACTGACCTACGCCTACCGGGACCGTCGCGCCCGCAAGGGTGAGTTCCGCAAGCTGTGGATCTCGCGTATCAACGCCGCGGCCCGCGCCAACGACATCACCTACAACCGCCTGATCCAGGGCCTCAAGGCCGCGGGCGTCGAGGTGGACCGCAAGAACCTGGCCGAGATCGCCGTCAGCGATGCCGCCGCGTTCACCGCGCTGGTCGAGGTTGCCAAGGCCGCGCTCCCCGAGGATGTCAATGCGCCCTCCGGAGAGGCCGCCTGA
- the rpmI gene encoding 50S ribosomal protein L35, with protein sequence MPKAKTHSGASKRFRKTGTGKIVRQKAGRRHLLEHKATKRTRRLDGRTVVAANDTKRVNKMLNG encoded by the coding sequence ATGCCCAAGGCGAAGACCCACAGCGGAGCATCGAAGCGCTTCCGCAAGACCGGGACCGGCAAGATCGTGCGCCAGAAGGCCGGCCGCCGCCACCTGCTGGAGCACAAGGCCACCAAGCGCACCCGCCGCCTCGACGGCCGCACCGTGGTGGCAGCCAACGACACCAAGCGTGTCAACAAGATGCTCAACGGCTAG
- the infC gene encoding translation initiation factor IF-3 has product MSTETRVNERIRVPEVRLIGPGGEQVGIVRIEDALRVAADADLDLVEVAPNARPPVCKIMDYGKFKYETALKERESRKNQQQTVVKEQKLRPKIDDHDYETKKGHVVRFLEAGSKVKVTIMFRGREQSRPELGYRLLQRLGADVAEYGFVETSAKQDGRNMTMVLAPHRGAKTRAKAAEQAERPGGQQAAPEEPDVTQN; this is encoded by the coding sequence ATCAGCACTGAGACCCGCGTCAACGAGCGCATTCGTGTACCAGAAGTCCGCCTGATCGGACCAGGTGGCGAGCAGGTAGGCATTGTGCGCATCGAAGACGCCCTCCGCGTCGCCGCGGATGCCGATCTCGACCTTGTCGAAGTAGCTCCCAACGCCAGACCTCCGGTCTGCAAGATCATGGACTACGGCAAGTTCAAGTACGAGACGGCACTCAAGGAGCGCGAGTCTCGCAAAAACCAGCAGCAGACCGTCGTCAAGGAACAGAAGCTGCGTCCCAAGATCGACGATCACGACTACGAGACGAAGAAGGGCCATGTGGTCCGCTTCCTCGAAGCCGGGTCCAAGGTCAAGGTGACCATCATGTTCCGTGGTCGTGAGCAGTCCCGGCCCGAACTCGGGTACCGGTTGTTGCAGCGGCTGGGCGCCGATGTGGCCGAGTACGGCTTCGTCGAGACGTCAGCCAAGCAGGACGGCCGCAACATGACGATGGTGCTGGCCCCGCACCGCGGCGCGAAGACTCGCGCCAAGGCAGCGGAGCAGGCCGAGCGCCCCGGCGGGCAGCAGGCCGCACCAGAAGAACCAGACGTTACGCAGAACTAG
- a CDS encoding TrmH family RNA methyltransferase encodes MAAAIKLQRHIGRRRAARFLAEGPNLVEAALRRGLVSEVFATEAALDRFAALLVDAPVQVVTERAAKALSDTVTPVGLVAVCRMPEVSLGEVLAGAPRLVAVAVETSEPGNAGTLIRLADAMGADAMILAGNSVDPFNGKCLRSSAGSIFGLPVVQAPDVDALMAALRAAGLQVLATTLDGETSLPDVDLTAPTAWLFGSEAHGLSPEIAAAADARVTIPMRGSAESLNVAAAAAICLYASAHALS; translated from the coding sequence GTGGCTGCTGCGATCAAATTGCAGCGCCACATCGGGCGCCGCCGCGCCGCACGCTTTCTTGCCGAGGGACCCAACCTCGTCGAGGCCGCGTTGCGGCGCGGACTTGTTTCCGAGGTCTTCGCGACCGAGGCGGCACTGGACCGGTTCGCGGCCCTGCTGGTCGATGCGCCCGTGCAGGTGGTCACCGAGCGCGCGGCAAAAGCGTTGTCGGACACCGTAACCCCGGTCGGCCTGGTGGCCGTGTGCCGCATGCCCGAGGTGTCACTCGGTGAGGTGCTGGCCGGCGCGCCGCGCTTGGTCGCGGTCGCCGTGGAGACCTCCGAGCCCGGTAACGCCGGAACGCTGATCCGGCTGGCCGACGCCATGGGCGCCGACGCGATGATCCTGGCCGGCAATTCGGTCGATCCCTTCAACGGCAAGTGCCTGCGCTCGTCTGCCGGAAGCATATTCGGGCTGCCGGTGGTGCAGGCGCCCGATGTTGACGCGTTGATGGCCGCTTTGCGGGCCGCGGGCCTGCAGGTGCTGGCGACGACACTGGATGGTGAAACATCGCTGCCCGACGTGGATCTCACGGCACCGACGGCATGGCTGTTCGGTTCCGAGGCACATGGTCTGTCGCCCGAGATCGCAGCGGCAGCAGACGCGCGGGTGACGATTCCCATGCGCGGCAGCGCCGAGAGTCTCAATGTTGCTGCTGCCGCAGCGATCTGCTTGTACGCGAGTGCGCACGCGCTGTCCTGA
- a CDS encoding DUF1844 domain-containing protein, whose product MTDPTETPDDATPQVRELADIPAVEVITRAALMLMSAAAEKIGLSAEDPEDSPHRDLDEARRVITALAGLVTASAEYLGPHAGPVRDGLKSLQLAFREASAHPDEPGKGPGEKYTGPVW is encoded by the coding sequence ATGACCGATCCGACCGAAACGCCCGACGACGCGACGCCGCAGGTGCGGGAGCTTGCCGACATTCCCGCCGTGGAGGTGATCACCCGGGCGGCGCTCATGTTGATGAGCGCCGCGGCCGAGAAGATCGGGCTTTCTGCCGAGGACCCCGAGGACAGCCCGCACCGCGACCTCGACGAGGCCCGTCGGGTCATCACCGCACTGGCCGGGCTGGTGACCGCCTCGGCCGAGTACCTGGGGCCGCACGCAGGCCCGGTGCGCGACGGACTCAAGAGCCTGCAGTTGGCGTTCCGGGAAGCCAGCGCACACCCGGACGAACCGGGTAAGGGCCCTGGCGAAAAGTACACCGGCCCGGTCTGGTGA